The Montipora foliosa isolate CH-2021 chromosome 6, ASM3666993v2, whole genome shotgun sequence genome includes the window ATCGCATGCTCCGTCCAGTGTACTATGCGATCTTAAAGACATTTGGAATCACCAATAACGAAGAAGACGAAACGATACCTTGGTATAGAGAACTACAACCCAAATGCTGTGTTGAGACTAAAGAAGTAAAGGTACTATGGAACATTCCCATACACCTAAACGTCGTTCCTAAGGATGGTGCAAACAAACCTGACATCGCTATATGCAACAAGAAAGAACGCCAGTGACTTTTATTTGAAGGAACTGTATGTAACATCGGACAGATTCCAGAACGAGACAAATTGAGAACAGAGAAATATGCTGATTTAAGAGCAAGCTTAAAGAGATTGTATCCCGGTTATAATGTTATTCAAgtgaattatttttaaattagtGTTTGATTTTCTGTCCGGGTACCATAAAGAACTGATTCACAAGTTAAACAATGTAGGACTCTGATAGTATGAACGTGATTAGAAAATGTCCAAAATGGGTAATCgcacaaaactgtgaaatagtaAAAGCTTTTCATAGCCGTAAATGAAACATCAGTCTATTTGAAACATGATAGGAAATTGCCCAGATTATTGTAATCCGCAGTTTCACTACGATCCGCACTTGTAAACAAAGCGAGAGTTTGAAATAAGCAAACTAACAATAATCATAAtcaaaataatcataatcataatcataaataataataataataataataataataataataataataacaacaacaacaataatacaTGAAACATGTAACAAAATTCCACGGTAAATATCTACACATACAGGATAATaagttacatgtatataaatcaTCATGGATGTAAGACTCTGACAAGATTAATGTAACATGCAAGTGTTCATAATGAGGAATTCAGAAAGTCAGTTTACAATATTATGTCAATGTTATTTTCCAGAGTACTTAGAGTATGCTGATCCCACCATATACAGGGTATCCTCCAATTTCTTTTAATAACAGTAATATTATTAACAAGAGGAGAGATACCCCTATGCACGGAGCGGGTTTGGCACAGAGGCTTCTTCTGATGTGGGGCAAATTCATTTCTTGGGTCCACTCATCATTGGAGAGTAAGGATAACAATGTGGTAACCCTCGTGCCTCGACCCACTTCTGCAGACCAGGGATTGAATCCTTAGCTCATACTGGGACTGAGGGTTTGGCTCCCTCTTCAAACCGTACTAACAAATCTGCGCAGCTTTGTTTTGTCAATTTTTGTTCTCAAGGCGGACAGCTCCACCCCTGTGGTTCTCTGTGCCTGCTAAAGAGTGGATGGACCCTTTGCTTGTTTGCTACCCATCTCTTCTCTTCGCTTTGCTCAGCTTCCATGCTGTCCGTTCCATGCACATTGACCTTGGTTTTACGAACCCATTGGTTGACTGTGTGCAGTTGCAACCTGTCCTGCATGGGAACAAGAGGACTCAAGGATCACCAGGTTCCTCTCAGCTTCCTATTACAGAATACCACATGCTTGTTACATACCAGTACCTCTCCTTTAACTCCCACAATCACCTGATGTTCTGCGCCGCATCCACCCTTGCCTATTTTGGTTTTCTTCGCTCCTCCAAATTTACAGTTTCATCCTTATCGGCATTCAACCGCCTCATCCATCTGTCAGTCAGCGACATTGCTGTGGATTCTCATGCCTTTTCGGAAGGGCTGCCACATCTACATTGGCATGGGTCGTCCACATCTCTGTGCTTTATCTGCCCTCATGCAGTATCTGCCTCTACGAGGCCAGTTTCCTGGTCCCTTGTTTCTCCTGTCATCTGGTCAACCTCTCTCTCATGCTCTGTTGACATGTTGGCTTAAAGATCTTTTCACTGCTTCTGGGATACAAGGATCCTTTTCAAGTCACAGCTTCAGAATTGGTGCTGTGACCGTTGCACCTTGCACTGCCATTCCTGATCATCTTATTCAGGCCATGGGGCATTGGAATAGCGATGCCTATAAACTGTACATTAGAACTCCAGCAGAGGCTCTTGTTCAAGCGACCTCCTTGATGTCACAATGACCATGGCTTTCAGTAAGTTCTCTCTGTCAGTTTTTCTATCTTGTGCGCTTCAGCTTGGGCAGCACTCCTTGTGATCTGATACTCTGCTCAAGTAATCATTGTGCCTGTGCCTGGTGACTGGCTTTTGTAGTCATTCTTGCTATCAAGCAGTGGGTAAGTATTGCACTTTGCTGAATTTGCCTCTGGCGCTGCATGATGACCATGCCACCAACCCTGCCGATCAGCAGGTTTGCCTTTCAGTATTGGCGGTTACTGCATATTGCCTGTGGTATTCCTGATATTGCAACAGAAGATGTTGGCCATTTGGTTTTGCCTTGCCCTTTGCATACTGCCATTGTCATTGCAACTACATGTAGCAGTCATGCTGGGGTTGTGGGTATTGGTGCTCAAAGCTAAAAGTCTGGTATTGTCAATAACAAGCGTTTAACAATCAATACCGTGCGCAAGGCGGGCACTTAACAACATCATTGTGTCACGGAATGTGGACTGTGGACTTTGGACTACAgaattgaaactggatattTTACCAAGATATTGTAGCATAAAAAaacccactgaaatactgtgagcGTAAAGGAAGTCGGATGAAAATTCTTCGAACAGAGTGTAGGCTacctgtagcctcttgttaaCTTTAGTTGCCATCTTGAACAGATGAGACCTTCTTCCCCTTAAATCAAAGATGAATCACACTGATCACAAAGTTGAATACACTTTACCTTACCTATGGTTGGTCAGTCGTATGTCCCATAGCCTGACACTAGTATCATAGCCACAAGACAACAAAGTGTGAGGCGTCTCCCACTTTAATCCAAGCACACCAGCTCCCAGTCTCTTCTCACCTGACACAAAGCTTCGTATCAGCTGACCACTGCAAGGATAGAGACAGTGTAAGGAATTTCATTCATTTACATGGTAAAATAATTACGGTATAGTCATGAACTTTGGAGAATGAGCACTTCTTGCTCTGACTTCTTTGCAACTGCTCAAGAGCCTctttagcaaaaaaataaacattattTTGGAATTAGCTAGATCATCTGATGATCTCTTTTTCCTTGCTAgcaaaggtctcttttcttttgtgttcactgggctgacgagtagCGGAAAAGAGACCTCGGCCAATGATCGgttgaaactcactttgatccaaaaGCCATCCACAACCTCGCATTCTTCAAATCACAAGCCCCATGATATGGTTgttgactgtgacttgagcccactgtgtcccACGCACTCCTTTACAGTAATATATTCCGCtattgttaagtgagcccacacaacaaaAATATCACATGAGGATTTGGTCACTAAGTAACCGCAACACATGCTCAACACAGCGAGTTtcaacccatggcagaggtttcTTTTCCAGTACTTGTCAGCCAAGTGAACGCAAAAAGAGACGTCTGCTGGCAGCGAAGACCTCTTCATAGCATCATAGTGTAAAATTAGAAGAACTGGACCCACAAAGAGACTCACCTATCAACATCCCAAAGACGCAAAGGTGACACTCCTCTGATGTGACCACTACTGCCACTTACAACACTCCTACAGTAACACAAATACCATATTTCCTAAGTTATAAAGAAcattaagggcccactgacgtattttttggggtgcgttgctaaggatgtaatggttaagtaatttgagagaatttgtcattattttggtcagtttccaacttttgtaagccaatgaccctaaatatgacatcatcataccacgcccatggtcacgtgaccaataaaagaaaactctaaatttgtctccgtgctacgcaatttgggtatttaatcgatggtttgataatttgtgttcgtttttgcatccagccaagcatggttttctttttattttgaaaaatgttctttttaaagacataaacgatactgaaatacccataactttttcaaaaaagatgaatttaaaaaatcaatgcttagctatattctgtatttgagggtgaaacgtgccatgtaaaaaaaaatttaattcaatttaaaaccgccggaaatttagcttttttctcaaaccggaagtcagttcgtttacgcatgcgcagttgatctgagaacgagcgcgaggaagggcgagtaaaaaccttcgatggaaacaacagtttgtgtgGTGATTTTTGCtagtgagtgggttttcttgtcagctcatgatataatgacgtcagttaccggaagtaacatttcacttccttagcaacgcgcgaaaaatccgtcagtgggcccttaaataCATGACAAATACTGCCCATTCACTTAAGGGGTATAGAAACAACATCTATTGTCACTTGAGTCTGTTTCACACTTTGTCAGATTTTGAAGGTTACCCTCTTATTCTTCAACAACAGTCAtcttcaaataaaattaataccatGTCTTAGGAAAAATAAAGCAACTTCATGCAAAGTAGAGGGGGAAACACAGTTGGCCAAAAGGTTTCCCTGATAGGAGAGAGTTCAAAGGCAACTGTTTACCTTTCCATGGCATGTGATCACCCAATTGGCATGGCCTGATTTTCCACTTGGCAATGCATAATTAACATTTACAGTACAAGGTACAGAAACTCAATATTATTAATGTATATGAATGTAAGTTGCAATAttgacattaaaaaataataatacagaTAGGTTGAACATGCAAGTACCTGAAGCTTGGATTTAGAGCAACAGACCAAACATTATCATCAACATAAATGGTGTGCACACAAGAGCGATTATGTTGAGACCATACCTAGAAGCCAtgaaacaaaaccaaaatgCCTTTAACAACCTCTACCAGGAAATGTCAATACACAAACGCCGGGCAGATGGCTATGGTGAGGAATGAAATGATCATAAAAGCTAGCAACTGTACTGAACAACAAAAATGCTCTGCCAACCATACAGTAAAACGCCAACTACTGCTAAGCTGCGAGCAATTTAAGTGGTAAGACTGCTACATGTAACTCTTGCTAGCAGACAAACCCTAGCAACCAAAGCCACTGAATACATGCACTTCAGATAAGGATAATCATTGGGACTGAGGAGACATGAAACGATGCAATGCAAACAACACTAAAAATAATGCCAATACAACAAAAGACCCTGTAATAAATGCAGAATGTGATTCTAAGTAAACACAATCCAACTGTACAATGCTCACAAAATGAATGCTAACACAATGCTAACAAGATGATTCAACACTAACACTGCGTGACAATCCAATGCAAATGCAATGCTAGCCAAAACACAAAATAACTTAGGGTCACCAAGACATTGCAAAAGATTCCACCTTCAAGTTGTTGCTAACTAAGTCAAATTGCATTCAACTACTGTACATAATAAGTCCTGTCAGGGCATTGTAGCTTGTTTACTGGTatacacaaaattaataaatcacgtccatattcattaattttgtgcaataaGTCTTACCTTACCTTGACAGTTTTATCCCTTGATCCTGTCACAATCACATCGGCATCACAGTCCACACTGTTTATGTCACTTGTATGGCCGATGTATATATCTTTGCATTTCCCATTCTGTAGGTTCCAGGTGCGTATTGAATTATCCAGACTGCAACTCACCAGTTGGCCATCAATGATAACAAATTTACGGACATCACCATGGTGACCACTAAAGGTCCTTAAGGGTTGCCATGACGATTGGCCTTTGTGTTTGTTGCTCTTATAAAGAATGATGTCAGCTGCTTGTGCTACATACAGCTGCTGTGACCTTCCAAGTTGAATCCATGGCATTAGGCTTCATGAAAagagagttttaaaaaaatgtatttattattattataataataataataataataataattattattattattattattattattattatgatgcaGTATGTTgtacgtaagtatgcttacagatataagtaggaaaaggcactattgtgtaacaatccctactgttGAACCTttttacaaaccaattggtgATAACTAataaaccaacatttgagaaaggaacaagagtttatattccttaataactcgtcgagaccttgaatgaccttgctatgtttagggtgtacgataaaactgccttctgcatattaaacaaaacctggttcccCCTATCCAAACTTAAACACTTCCTAACTTTCTCCGCCATCTCCATGGAGTAGCCtcctagtacatcaactatcacattaagctgtgtgatagtgtggccggggaactgttggcgcatctcccatctcaacggcgcatacttgtcagttttctcctgttccttctgttctctgttggaaacccaagggcagctcatctcaataaggatcaccttcttgtcctttctgtccacaattctcacatcaattctgttagcccTGACTTCCGTATTTTCAGCGAATACTGGCACATCCCAGTAAGCGCACGCTCGGACATTCTTGTACTCCGGTTTAGGTGAGACTGGAGAGTATCAAGGGGGCTCTGGACTAGATCTAAGTCTTTCAGGAACTCGAAGAAGAGGATTTTCAAGGCTGCATTGTGTCTCTGCATGTACTTAGTCTGTGCCAAGGCACCACATCCACTAATCACATGGGGGCCATAGATTCAGGCCCTTTTCCACACATACGACACGTAGCATCCGAGGTGGTCAGCGTCGTTGTCTTGCTTTGGTGGTACAGCTTAGTGGGGAGTAATTTCTGGTATAACTCATAGATTCCAGCAACAGTATGCACAGGTGCTGACTTCCACTTACTAAGCCAAGTGAAGCAGTCAATAACTTTGTTATCATTCCATCTTTCTCTgaacagctttccttgccacctctgCTCTCTTACTTCCCTCAtgcttctctcttcttctctcaCTCGTAATGTTCTCCCTACTCCTTTAACATGTGATTCCTCACCTGAGTCAGTTTGCAACACTTTGGGATCTGGATATGCAAGGTCCAGGGTAATGTCCATTTCCAAAGCAAATTTCTTGGCATCCTTTACCAGTGATCTTCTTCCTGCTCGTTCGCACATCTCCTCAAACTCGCGCACTAAACTCCTCGTTCGATCTTTGTTTGCGTACAGCTTCATTCTGGTCTTGACTTTGGTCTGCTTATACAGACTCTCAAATGACTTCAGTCCCCGGCCTCCACACTTCCTTGGTAGGTATAGCAACTCGGCTGAGCCGAGTGGATGGTAGCCTCCATTCTCTTTGATGATCTTGCGATCGAGTTGTTGTAGATCTGCgagcggccatgttagtgtccaCATAGGGTAGGTGACAACTGGTCGTGCGTATTGATTAGATGCTCAGACTTTGTGGATGTCCGATAGAGGGCTCGACCATATAATTGACAGTCTCTGCAAGCAAACCTTTGAAGCTCCCCACAGAACAGAGCTGTCCTCTTGCTTGGAATTTTCTAAAACTCCCGAAAACTTATAGGTCTCTCCCTTCTTCAGATTTTCTATGACCTGCCTTTCTCCGATGGCAGTGCCTCCCAAACTGTAGTCTAATGAACCTCTCCTTACATGAGCTGTAGAACACTTCTTCTCATTCCACTCCAAACCAACATCTCCCATGGCTTCTTTAACTGTCTTCATTACTCTCTCAAGTTTATCCTTCGACGCTTCATATATCTTCATAAAATTTATCATCTATGTATAGCAAGTGCGTAATCTTGCCACTCAGGGGTCTTGACAGCTTGTATCCTTCTGATGCTTTCAACTTCCAAGATATCGGGTTGAGGCATAAAGTGAACAACCTCGGACATAGGGCGTCGCCCTGCGGGAAGGCTTTTGTTGAACCTTATGACGTCAGAGGTTTCATACCCTTCCTTTGTTCTGGCCGTGATCTTCGTATTCTTCGTATTCTTATTCTTcgtattattactattattattattattattattattattattattattattatataaaggCCCACATTtgcccaaaagtcattgcacACTGTGACTGAACTTTGTGTACCACAAAATTTTCCAAATACTTACATGTTGCTTCTCACGTGATTCACCTGAGTCCATTCAACCAGTCACATCACCCATTTGGACAAGTTgccatttgaaaacaaaagcagaCGACTGCAATGCCTTTTGGATGAAGGTGGGCCATAAagcttttaaaatttacttgagactattttgaattttttacaatGATGTTATGTTTGGTGGTCTATACGGACAAACATgctataaataatattattaagcaTCATCCAATTTGAAAAAGACATTACGCATGCCCTAGGATTTCAAATCCcattaataattttttgttttcatgatGCCCAGAGACCATGGTAATCCATCTATAACTATTGTTTTGTTGGTTCCAGGAAAGTTCATGGAACCTGTTTTTAAGACCAATGATCACAATAAACATGTTAAAAATACTTCTGATCAATGAAAATAGAATTTCAGTGTAAACTATACTTTGGTATTAAAAAATTCAACATCCATTAACCACAATAATTATCCATCAGCAGTTCATCGAGGATTTGCCAGCCACTTTGCGCTGTGCTTGTCCAGTTGGGctttttctttccctttcccCCTCTCCTCCCTACTTCCATTGTAAGACTGGGTTGCTGGGATttccataggcagcccaagctcgcgtcactacagacagccgttgagaatttaaatgagttataagactttgtatgggaaataaaatacagtcgattatgaagcacaaaaaatgctcagtttaacgtttattcaataaaatgaatcaaaatgactcacgtCTGGTCTATTcctgtgccttttggagtttatttcacagtttcgggaagtccgtgttttcaatgttctaagacgaagtcaaggctgcacactaagatttcgaccattgtcagctcagaggcggtttgcgacttgaaaatccatcccagccaagagtTTTTCATGCAAAGCTAAAGCCATATCATTTGTGAACCcccgtgaatgtttcgtcgtcaaaaaacCCCACACACTTGGCtagaaatgagcattttctgcttcaatttccacgatagctgatgaatttaactgctaCTGATCGCCGCAcaagacacggagcttgggtccgaggtcaaataaTTTAACTCCACCTGATGAGGTACTGTAacagtcattacaacacttaccccatccccacagcggctccttgaacagctccatggttactcGTGTACCCGGCGATAGCAGAGTTGATAAGTTTCACTGGGTACTTAAGCTTGGTAAACATCCGCTTGAGATGTTGGCATTCCTTCGTAAAGGATTCTTTCGTTGATGACAGGCGGTAAGCTCGGTTCAGCATTGTATTCAGCAGAGATCTTTTGTACCGCTGATCGACATGGCTCTGGCAATGTAAGAGCAGTCCTGTATCAGTTGGTTTAAGATATATGCTTGTTGTCAGGTAGCGACCGCTTTTCTCGATCATCATACCGAGGAATGGAAGCTTGTTGTTTTCAGCAATTTCCATTGTGAACTGTATAGCAGGATGGCATTCGTTCAATGTTGCAAGGAAGGCTGTTGCGGCTTGAATATTCGGCATCGTGGCTAATGTGTTGTCGACGTACCTTTTATAGAAACTTGGTAACTTTTTGTTGCGATCCAGTTGTTCTTCAATGGAGCACAGGAAAACGTTTGCCATAAGGGGTCCCAGGGGCGAGCCCATGGCCACACCGTCCACCTGCTCATAACTGAAATAGCTGATCTTTGGTTGCTATTCTTAAAAGTTCGGTAAGGCCTGTCTTTCTGAGGTTGAGACCATGCATTTCATTAAACCAGTTgtttttttctgggaaaatggactGCCTAATTCACGAAATGTTATTCATTCGCGAACGAAAACCAAAGCTAAAAACGCAGTCTGACTCAATACGTgcaaaagtatttatttaaacatatactGCACAAACTGACACGTTAAacaccaataacaatgaacGCTCATTATTCTAATGAAGTTTatcacattttatttgtatataatctCTGAGCTATAATTTTACATCAGTTTTAACATTCTACTTGATAATGAGGTCATGCTGAGACTTCGAAACATCGTagttttttaccgttaatttttattatcaaatgtATTTCTAAACGTTCTCTGATTAAAGTCTTATAACTCATTTAAATTCttaacggctgtctgtagtgacgcgagcttgggctgcctatgggaTTTCTGGCCATGATCAGAGCCTTACTCTGTCGAGGGGCTGGCTGGCGTCCAGTGGAAGCAACTGGACATATCCCAGGAACCCAACCTCCATTTGGCAATgcagtagttaactgacaaaactttatttgtgccagtttttcaaactGTTAAAATAGTTATTAAATGCTTATTACTTGAAAGAGTAGATTGACGTAACTTTCCTTTTAGTAACGAAAAAGCTCTGTTCTTATCCACGAAGAATAACATTGATTTAATACAAAAAAGTTAATATAAgttaccaaatgaaacaaaaaaacttaaTTCGTAATTTTAATTCGTAACGTAATTTTGTTCAGAGGATAGGTCACAGAAAACAGCTCTTGGTGACATGAGGATCGAGGGGGAAGTGAAGAAGGGGAAAAGCCTCTGGAAAATTAAATCAGTTCTTAAATGCACAAACAACATgcttcaaacaaacaaatacattAAAGTACATTAAAGTTGTATCACATTTGTAgttagaataataataataataataataataataataataataataatctcaaTAATGccagcattttgattggctctcacctatgatctattaaAGGAGAGACGCATAGCTGACGTCACCATCAAAACCTCTTAATTCTTCATTGTATTTAAGCtaatagattccatgttaccTTGTGTTTGTTCAGTAATACATgtagatcacagaagacatcAAAATGGCTAGTGAGAACACCAGTGACTGTGACATACTTAGCGATTGccttgtgtgccacttttttgttcttaccacatttt containing:
- the LOC138006991 gene encoding F-box/WD repeat-containing protein 4-like isoform X2, translating into MSLAQSGTESDANLNSLPDDALLAILRFCDLKTLSVVSRVSRNLYRLARDDSLWKETALQCVNVRLSDRKSGWDWKELCRVSWNWTHGCCKDRNILRFNLNLMPWIQLGRSQQLYVAQAADIILYKSNKHKGQSSWQPLRTFSGHHGDVRKFVIIDGQLVSCSLDNSIRTWNLQNGKCKDIYIGHTSDINSVDCDADVIVTGSRDKTVKVWSQHNRSCVHTIYVDDNVWSVALNPSFRSVVSGSSGHIRGVSPLRLWDVDSGQLIRSFVSGEKRLGAGVLGLKWETPHTLLSCGYDTSVRLWDIRLTNHSDSSCVLKWDDPHDSVVYCVDSDSKWMVISGTYRYGVVRIWDKRFRKCVRMYYAGRNSVSPVYSLTFNRTSLFVALANGVRMLDFTVYSH
- the LOC138006991 gene encoding F-box/WD repeat-containing protein 4-like isoform X1, which translates into the protein MSLAQSGTESDANLNSLPDDALLAILRFCDLKTLSVVSRVSRNLYRLARDDSLWKETALQCVNVRLSDRKSGWDWKELCRVSWNWTHGCCKDRNILRFNLNLMPWIQLGRSQQLYVAQAADIILYKSNKHKGQSSWQPLRTFSGHHGDVRKFVIIDGQLVSCSLDNSIRTWNLQNGKCKDIYIGHTSDINSVDCDADVIVTGSRDKTVKVWSQHNRSCVHTIYVDDNVWSVALNPSFRSVVSGSSGHIRGVSPLRLWDVDSGQLIRSFVSGEKRLGAGVLGLKWETPHTLLSCGYDTSVRLWDIRLTNHSDSSCVLKWDDPHDSVVYCVDSDSKWMVISGTYRYGVVRIWDKRFRKCVRMYYAGRNSVSPVYSLTFNRTSLFVALANGVRMLDFTVKGGEASLE